Genomic DNA from Candidatus Omnitrophota bacterium:
CGGCCAGGCTAATGTTTTTGAGGTCGACAGGAACCCCAGATAATGAAGGGGGAGGAAGTTTCTTCCGTCCTTTTAAAACCGTTCTTGGGGCCAAAAGATAGCCATCGCGGAGATAATCCCAAGCCGCCTCCTGATCGATTTCATGGCCAATCCCTGTATACACATAAGTACCGGTCATGCCTTTTGTATCCCATGGTACCTTTCCATTTGCGCTTCGATCTCTTTATTTCGCCAAGCCAAACGACAATTGATGCATTCGTGATAATTTCGAAAGGGATTCCCAGCCAAGGCCGAAACGCGCACCTGCTCATAAGCCTTAGATTGCCACACCTCTTTAAATGATGTTTTGTAGGCATTCCCTATTGTAAGCCGTTGCATAAAACAGCAAACATTCACGTCGCCATTCAGCTTGATTGAACTAAAAAACCACCCATGATAACAAGGAGGCCACTCATCATCAAGCGCCACCTTATCGGGGTGACCTGGCAATCTGATGTGGTCATTATGCTCACTTATTTCAGCCACAGTTTTACGGACATGATCTACCCCGAGCTTATTAACAAGCTGCTCAGTCTTTGACTCGCTTGATGCATTTAATCGATTGGCGATAAAATTCACTTCAATATAAAAATTAGGATTTATCTTTGGTCTCAGCCGGGCCAATTCCCTTATATTCTTAATGACCTTCATGAAAAGATCCTGGCCCTGCAAGGCGAGGTAAGATTCCCGATCAGCTTCCCCAAGATTAATTACAATATGATCCGCTTTCAAAATATCCCGGCACCGCTCCAAAGGGAATGTCCCGTTGGAATAGATCGTCACGGACAAGGGGTATTGTTGAAGATAATCCAACATCTCGTAAAAACGTGGGTGGAGCGTCGGATCGCCCTGTCCTGATAAATAAATCCTGTCAACTTGTAGATTGGCGCAATCGCGCACAACCGCTGAAAACATATCGAATGACAAATGGTTTTTACCTGTCGGGCGATGTTCGGTCCCGGGGCCATAATAATAACAATACTGACACCTGAGGTTGCACAAATCTGTTACATGAATCTGAACAGTAGCCGGGCCTATCAACGCCCGCCCAACCTCAATACCCTTTAAACGCAAAATTAATCTGCGCGCTATTTCCCGGCGATCAAAATTCATTTTAATTATATCCCCCAGGCATGTACCTATATTGGCGTGCGGACCCCATGATATATTTTCATTTGGGCGGCGATCTTTTTATTACGTCGAATAAGGAGGCAATTCCTGCATGTGTGGAAATCCCTAAATGTATCGCCTGTCAATGCTGAGATACGCACGCGTAAGTATGCCTCCGATTCCCAAACATCCTTAAAAGATGTCTCATAGGCATTCCCAATCGTCAACTCGTCCGTGTAACAGCAAACTTTCACATCTCCGTTAAGTCTTATCGCGCTATCAAACCACCCATGGTAGCATGGCGACCATTTATCGACAACAGTGTTTTCTGCATGCAATTTTATATGTTGATTATGTTTGCTGACTTTAAACGCCGCCTTACGCACAAAATCGGCCCCAAGCTTAAAAGCAAGTTTCTCTGTTCTCAAGAAACCCTTCGCATTCAAGCTGGTCTCGACGAAAACTACTTCAATTCTAAAGTCCGGATTAAACTGAGGCCTTAGCCTCGCTAATTCCCTGATATTTTTTATGACCCTTAAAAAAGGGCCATTGCCCGTCAACTCTTGGTAAGGGGTCCGGCCCCCTTCCCCCAGATTAATTATTATGCCATCGGCCATCAAGATATCTCGACAACGTCCCAATGGGAACGTCCCGTTGGAAAAAAAGACCACTGACATCGGACACTGCTGAAGATAACGCAACATTGTATAAAAATGCGGATTTAGCGTCGGCTCGCCATCGCCCGACAGAAAGATTTTATCGACTTGCAAATCAATGCAATCGTGGACAACTTTGGCAAATCGATCAAGCGGCAAATGAATTGTACCGCTTGGGCTCTGGGCACTGCCAGGGGCGTGAAACTGACAAAACTTGCAGGCGAGGTTACACCGGTTCGTCAAGAAGAGCACGACCTGGGCAGGGCCAATCAATGCTTGCCCAGCCTCAACACCTTTTAATCGCAACACCAATCTACGCCTTAGTTCGCGCTGATCAAGAAACATCTTGTCCCCTCTTCCATCTCAAGCGGCAACTCTTCCAGATGACATTTTAAGTTTTTTCTGAGCCGCGCGCGCGGACAACTTTCTCATTAAGGAACTTGTTGACCGGAACATAACTGCAATGCCGGCATTCCCGCCATTTGGAGGAACAGGCGTGAATTCCTGCGGACGCCTCCCTGAGCGTGTTATGCAGGTAGTCATTATCAAACCAAATGGCTTTGTAACGGCGCTCATTGACATTCCCTGCGACACAGACACCGACACCATCACACGGAGCAACAACCTGCCCGTTCTCATCAATATAACTATAAAACCATCCTACCTGGCAATGGACTTTTTCCCCTCCGGTCGCGTCATAGACAAGCAGACGGTCATTATTCATGGGCGTCGGCTTTAGCGCGACGATATTTTCAAGCTGGTGACCATGGACAACAATATTTCTTAAATTTTCAAGATTGTGTTCAAATGTGTACCCGACTCCCAGCGCGGTTTCAACAATCTCGCGTAGCGCCGATAGCGAATCATTTGAAAACACCAACTCTTTCATCTCTTCAGTTGCCTTAAAAAACCGAATGTAGACCCTGTCAACCCCGCGCTGCTGGGCAAGGTCCAGGAAGGCGGGCATTTCCTTATAATTGTGATCATACACAATGAATGTCAGCACAATCTTGGGTTTCCCATATTTGCGCCTGGAAACCAACAGCCTGTCCAAGTGCTTTAGCAAATTTTCCAGTGATCCGCTTGCCTTTCCGTGAATACGCCGGTATGACTCTTCAGTCATAGCGGATAGATTCACGATCAAACGGTCCGCCAAGCAGAGGTATTGCAAATGCTTCGAGTCAAAATCGAGATGACTGTAAGCTCTTAATTTCATTCCCAGCTCCTTCACCTTGCGGAAAGCCTGCTCCGCAAAAGGATAAAGGACGATCTCCCCTCCCTCAAGATTGATTTCATCAACGCCGATCTCATGGCAATCTTCAATCACACCCTCAAGCACTTTGTAATCGAGCATGACTCGTTTCGGCGGGGACGAGATTAGCGGAGAAAAATACCAACAAAATGCACATTTGCGGTCGCATGCCTGAATGGCATGAATATTCACAGATTTAGGCCCGATCAAGGGCCGTCCCAGCAACGCGCTTTTTGCCCGTAACATGTCCCTAACTTGGGGATCCAAGGATTTCAGCGTTTCAACATTAACCATAAGTCATTCTCTCCAGAGATTGGAAAATAGAATCACCCGCCATTCTTTCTTGCTCCGTAACGCCCCAATAAGCTTAAAAAACCGTATCAGTTCCTTTCGGGATAGAGCTGTTGAGAAATCCGTATGATGCGTCACTATGCCGGACACCGGTCTGCGAACCATGTCCTTGATAAGCATTTCAACC
This window encodes:
- a CDS encoding radical SAM protein, with translation MNFDRREIARRLILRLKGIEVGRALIGPATVQIHVTDLCNLRCQYCYYYGPGTEHRPTGKNHLSFDMFSAVVRDCANLQVDRIYLSGQGDPTLHPRFYEMLDYLQQYPLSVTIYSNGTFPLERCRDILKADHIVINLGEADRESYLALQGQDLFMKVIKNIRELARLRPKINPNFYIEVNFIANRLNASSESKTEQLVNKLGVDHVRKTVAEISEHNDHIRLPGHPDKVALDDEWPPCYHGWFFSSIKLNGDVNVCCFMQRLTIGNAYKTSFKEVWQSKAYEQVRVSALAGNPFRNYHECINCRLAWRNKEIEAQMERYHGIQKA
- a CDS encoding radical SAM protein; the protein is MLRAKSALLGRPLIGPKSVNIHAIQACDRKCAFCWYFSPLISSPPKRVMLDYKVLEGVIEDCHEIGVDEINLEGGEIVLYPFAEQAFRKVKELGMKLRAYSHLDFDSKHLQYLCLADRLIVNLSAMTEESYRRIHGKASGSLENLLKHLDRLLVSRRKYGKPKIVLTFIVYDHNYKEMPAFLDLAQQRGVDRVYIRFFKATEEMKELVFSNDSLSALREIVETALGVGYTFEHNLENLRNIVVHGHQLENIVALKPTPMNNDRLLVYDATGGEKVHCQVGWFYSYIDENGQVVAPCDGVGVCVAGNVNERRYKAIWFDNDYLHNTLREASAGIHACSSKWRECRHCSYVPVNKFLNEKVVRARGSEKT
- a CDS encoding radical SAM protein; this encodes MFLDQRELRRRLVLRLKGVEAGQALIGPAQVVLFLTNRCNLACKFCQFHAPGSAQSPSGTIHLPLDRFAKVVHDCIDLQVDKIFLSGDGEPTLNPHFYTMLRYLQQCPMSVVFFSNGTFPLGRCRDILMADGIIINLGEGGRTPYQELTGNGPFLRVIKNIRELARLRPQFNPDFRIEVVFVETSLNAKGFLRTEKLAFKLGADFVRKAAFKVSKHNQHIKLHAENTVVDKWSPCYHGWFDSAIRLNGDVKVCCYTDELTIGNAYETSFKDVWESEAYLRVRISALTGDTFRDFHTCRNCLLIRRNKKIAAQMKIYHGVRTPI